ACTCAAAGAATATGATAATATCAGGTATTTAATAGGGGATATAAGAGATAAACAGAGACTTGGATATGCTATGGAGGATGTGGATGTTATTTTTCATGCAGCAGCTTTAAAACATGTCCCTGCATGCGAATATAATCCCATGGAAGCGGTAAAGACCAATGTTATTGGTGTACAGAATGTTATTGAGACAGCCATTGAGCACAATGTTGAGAAAGTTATAGCCATAAGCACGGATAAGGTTGTCAATCCAACCAATACAATGGGTGCCACAAAACTGCTTTCTGAGAAGTTGATTTCAGCTGCTGGCTTTTATAAAGGTAGCAAACGCACAATATTTGCATGTGTAAGGTTTGGTAATGTAATGGGTTCAAGAGGATCAGTAATTCCGCTGTTTAGAAATCAAATTGCAGAGGGGAAACCTGTAACGGTTACACATTCGGAGATGACACGCTTTATGATGTCAATTCCACAGGCGGCTCAATTGGTAATTGATGCAGCAAAATATTCTCAAGGCGGAGAGGTGTTTGTCCTGAAAATGCCGATCCTCAAAATTACAGATTTGGCCAAGTGTCTTATTGATTCTTATGAACAGTCTGAGGGCAGAAGTTTCTTAGGTGAAGTCATTGAAACGGGGATTCGTCCTGGAGAGAAATTATATGAGGAACTTATGACACTTGAAGAATCAGAGAGGGCTCAGGAAAACGAGCAAATGTATATCATTCCCTCCGTATTTAATACACAAGAATATGATTACACTGGATTTAAAAAAGCCATACATCAGGAATATTCCTCGAGAACAGCGAGACGAATGCATACATCAGAGATTAGGGACCTGATTGATGCTAACGGATTAGGCTTCTCGAAGGTGTTGATATGAAGAAATCGAAATGTTTGGCTGTAATCCCTGCTAGAGGCGGATCTAAGGGCTTGCTTCATAAAAATATAAGATTGTTGAATCTTAAACCGTTAATTAATTACACGATTGAAGCGGCTCTGAACAGTCATTATATTGATGAGGTAGTTGTCTCTACGGATAGTGAAGAAATAGCCCGTGTTGCTAAGTCGGCTGGTGCTGAAGTACCTTTTATCCGTCCTGTTGAATTGGCAACAGACCAAGCTGCCAGTATTGATGTTCTAAAGCATGCCGTCCTTTATTATGAACAGGAGGAGAACACCTCCTTTGAGCATATTGTGTTGCTTCAGCCAACTTCTCCATTGCGGAATGCTCATGATATTGATGAAGCTTATCAAATATTTATAAATAATGAAGGAGATTCACTACAAAGCATTACTGTATCTGATACTCATCCTTATTTACTAAGAGAGTGGACTTGTGGGAAGCTTGAACCTTATTTAAAGGAGCAGGCCGATAATCTTAGGAGACAAGACTTGTCTGAAATGTATATCTTGAACGGAGCAATTTATATTGTTAAAAGAGATTTGTTAATGATTCACAATACGATGACTGGATCAAATAATTATGGATATCTAATGCCACAAGAACGATCTGTTGATATAGATAACGAATTGGATTTAAGATGGGCTGAATTTCTTATACAAAACTCGAAATAGCCGGGAATTAGGATGAGGGGGGATATAAGACAAATGAGCAAGTTTCAATCGAAAATTAGTGGGAGCGCTGTTTACATTATTGCTGAAGTAGGGGTTAATCATAATGGATCATTAGATCGAGCGCTCCAATGTGTAGACCAAGCTTTCTTATGTGGAGCAGATGCAGTGAAGTTTCAAACATTTAATAGCAAGAAGCTAGTAACTAGGCATGCTCAAAAAGCAGAATATCAGGCTGAAAATACAGGTGATTACGGAAGTCAACTGGAAATGTTACAGCAACTTGAGCTAAGCTATTCCGATTTTATAAAGATTAAGCAGTATTGCGACAAGAAAGAAATCGATTTTTTATCCACTCCATTTGATGAGGAAAGTGCAGATTTTCTAAATTCGATCCAAGTTAATGCATTTAAGATAAGCTCTGGAGATATGAATAACCACCCTTTTCTACAAAAGGTTGATCAATATGGACGTCCGATTATTCTTTCAACGGGAATGGCGGATTTGAACGAAATCAGAGAGTCGTTGGAGGTTATTACTAAAAGTGATGTTTCTCTGCTTCACTGTACTTCGGATTACCCTGCTCCAGTCGAGGACGTGAATCTCCATGCAATCCATACTATGGCATCTGAATTCAAAAAAGTTATTGGTTATTCAGATCATACTACGGGAATTGAGGTATCTATTGCTGCTGTTGCAGTAGGTGCGAGGATTATTGAGAAACACTTCACTCTTGATCGTTCCCTTCCTGGTCCAGATCATAAGGCGTCTCTAGAGCCAGACGAATTTTCAGCTCTTGTAAAGGCAATTCGTAAAGTTGAACAATCAATGGGCGATGGTGTTAAGCGCTGTATGCCTTCAGAACAGACCACAAGGTCTGTTGCTAGAAAGAGCCTGGTTGCTGGACGAAGTATGAAAGTTGGAGAACAAATGCAAGAACATGATTTAGTTATCAAGCGACCTGGAACAGGTATTCCTCCCAAATATTATTTCGATTTTGTAGGCAGAACGCTTGTAAGAGATGTCGAACAGGATCAACTTTTGTCAAGGGAAGACTTTGAATGAAAAAAATAGTTGTTGTTACGGGTACGCGTGCTGATTATGGAATATATTATCCTATTTTAAAAGCAATAGAAAGAGAAGAGACATTAGAACTGCATCTTCTTGTAACAGGAATGCATTTGTCCCCAAAGTTTGGGAATACTGTTGAATTGATAAAAAAAGATGGATTCCAAGTATCTGCCCAAGTGGATTGTCTTTTACAAGGATCGACACATGGTAATATGTCTCGTTCAATAGGGCTGGCTATATTAGGCATGACACAGGCTATAGAATCCATTCAACCTGATACGGTAATTGTGTTGGGCGATCGAGGGGAAATGTTAGCAGCAGCAATAGTTACTTCACATATGAATATCCCTCTGGTACACATACACGGGGGAGAGGTTACTGGAACAATAGATGAATCAGTTCGTCATGCGATAAGCAAATTGGCTCATATTCATCTTGTGGCAACTATACAAAGTCAAGAAAGATTACAGAGATTAGGCGAAGATTCATGGAGAATTCATGTTGTTGGTGCTCCAAGATTGGAAACGATAATGAACACTGCTCTTCCGAGCCATAAGGAAACTTTTCATAAATACAATATTAATATTAAAACTAAAGGATATATTTTATTTGCTTATCACCCTGTTACGACAAAGACTGCTGATCTAAAAATGTTAGAAAAAATGTTGAATGTTATGGTGAGAAGTGAGTTTGATATTATATGCATACAACCAAACTCAGATGCAGGATCAGATTCATTAGTAGAGATTTATAAACGGTACTATGAAACGGATAGTATTCAATTAGTTACTAATTTTGATCCGATAGAATATTTGTCGGTTTTACAGAATGCTACAGTCTTAGTAGGGAACTCATCTTCAGGAATTATTGAAGCCGCTTCTTTTCATGTTCCAGTTATAAATATTGGTTCTCGTCAAAGTCGAAGAGAGCGTTCATCGAATGTAATAGATATTATTGAGAGTGATAAAGCACTTGAAAATGCATTAGACCTAGTAACTTCTTCTGAGTTTAAACAGAAAGTTTCATTAACTCCTAATGTTTACGCTAAAGAAAATACCAGTCAACTTATTGTAGAAGTACTAAAAGGCATAAGTAAAAGTGATTATATGATTCAAAAAATAATAACATACTGATCACATAGTTCTCATTTAATAGTCTTTATAGGACAGGGCGGGGGCTCTACGTTGGGATATATTATCTTTGGAACAGGTGGGCATGGGAAAGTTGTGTTAGATAATCTAAGATCCATTGGTGAGGATGTCTTGGGGGTCATGGATGATCGATGGTCTGAAGCTGAGTGGAGAGGAGTTCCGTTTCTTGGTGGTATGGATCATCTTGAGCAGATTGTCAGGAAATACAGTAATTCCTTATTTATAGTAGCCATAGGTGATAATGCTACGAGAGGAAGAATTGCTACTTACTTTGAGCAGAGGGGCGTTCGTTTTGGAAAGGCAGTGCATTCAAGTGCTGTGATTAGTCCGGACGCTTGTGTAGGAGAAGGAACAGTAATTATGGCAAACTCTGTAGTAAACGCAGATGTTGTTGTAGGAAGACATGTAATTATCAATACAGGAACAACAGTGGATCATGATTGTAATATAAAAGATTATGTCCATCTTTCACCAGGTGTACATTTAGCCGGGCAGGTCGAGATTGGAGCTTATACCCATATTGGAATAGGAGCTTCATTGATACCGGAAATTAAGGTTGGAAAAGAGACAAGAATTGGTGCTGGTGCTTGTGTAATTCGTAACATTCCCGACGGTGCTACAGCGGTGGGCTGTCCAGCTAAAGTAATCAAAATTTCGAATTAAGGGGCGAGTGGATGGTGAAGCATGATCGCATTTTATTAGCCTCGCCACATATGAGTGGTAAGGAACAGGAATATATTAAAGAGGCTTTTTCAACGAATTGGATTGCTCCTCTAGGGCCTAATGTCGATGCTTTTGAAAAAGATTTGGCTGCCTACGTTGGGAGCGCAGGGGCTGTTGCATTAAGTTCAGGAACAGCTGCTATTCATCTATCGTTACTACTGCTTAATGTGCAGGCGGATGATATAGTCTTTTGTTCTTCTTTGACTTTTGCTGCCAGTGCCAATCCGATTTTATATCAGAAAGCTACTCCGGTTTTTATCGATTCAGAGCCTGCAAGTTGGAATATGTCACCGATTGCTTTAGAACGCGCAATGAAGGAGTACTCAGCTAAAGGAAAGAAACCCAAAGCAGTTATTGTAGTGAATTTATATGGTCAAAGTGCAGATTATGACCCAATTGAACAAATATGTGCTGAATATGAAGTACCTATTATTGAGGATGCAGCGGAATCTTTAGGTGCAACGTATAAAGGGAAAATGAGTGGCACTATTGGAAAATTCGGTGTTTATTCGTTTAATGGCAATAAAATAATAACAACTTCAGGCGGAGGAATGTTGGTTTCTGATGATATTCAGAGTCTTAGTAAAGCTAGATTTTTAGCGAGTCAGGCCAGAGATAAAGCCTTACACTACCAACATAGCCAAATCGGATATAACTACAGACTGAGCAACGTATTAGCTGGTATTGGAAGAGCACAGTTGGAAGTGCTAAATGAACGAATAGTCCAAAAGAGAAAGATATTTAATCGATATTCTCAAATGCTCTCTTCTAAATATTCGTGTGACTTTTTGCCAGAATGTGATTATGGAAATTCAACAAAATGGTTAACTGTGATGTTGCTCGACCCATTGCAAGAATTATCGTTAAGCACGAAATTAATTGAATATTTGGATGAGCATAATATTGAGTCCAGACCTGCCTGGAAGCCCATGCATTTACAACCTGTTTTTTCTGATTATGATTACTTTGCCCATGACGAGGATGTAAGTTCTGATATTTTCCATAAGGGTATTTGTCTCCCGTCTGACACAAAGATGAGTCAAGAAGTTCAGGATATCGTAATTGAGCGGATAAAGAATTTTTTGGACATGCACTAAATAATAACATAATAGTTGAAGAATCATAACTATCCATTGTTAAACCTTGGAATTGATATAGTGTTTAACTTTTTCTATATAAGAAAATTTGGTGAATTTATAGGGTTTAAGGAGTGTGCAAATGATCACAGGAAGTATCATTCGTATAAAGGAAACTGGAATCTATGGTGTGGTTGCTAATAAAGTCAATGAAGATAAAGTCGAAATCTATATTGTTGCGTTCGATGCCCCATATAGCTACGACGAAAAGTATAATATTGAAATGACTTTGTCAGTATTTGAGCAAACAGTATATTTAGATATTTGTAATAAAGACACAATAGAGCCTGATAATCTTGTGACAATTGGTGAAGTTGATAAATTCTATCTCGAAAAAATATCCCGACTTGAAATACTCTCAAAAGTAGAAAACTATTACGATTTGTTCCATGCAGACAAGGATAGAGATTTCATTCCAAAAGTATCCTCAGTTTCATATGGCGGACGTGTTTACGATGAAAAAGAAATGAGGAGTCTAGTTGACTCTTCACTGGACTTTTGGTTAACTGCTGGCCGATACAATAAGCAGTTTGAGCAAGAGTATGCTAATTTTCTTGGAGTGAGATATGCTCTTTTGACCAACTCTGGCTCTTCTGCTAACCTTTTAGCTTTTTCTGCCCTTAGTTCGCCTAAATTGAAAGATCGTCAGATCAAGCCTGGAGATGAGGTGATTACAGTTGCGGCAGGATTCCCAACAACAGTAACACCTATTGTTCAGAATGGTGCTATTCCTGTATTTATAGATGTGGATTTAGGAACGTATAACATTTTGGTTGACCGGATTGAGGCCGCTATTACTCCCAAAACCAAAGCAATTATGATAGCTCATACGATGGGGAATCCATTCGAGATCGACCAAGTTATAGAAATTGCCTCTAAGTATAATTTATGGGTTGTTGAAGATAACTGTGATGCCCTTGGGTCAACTTTTAAAGGTCAATTAACGGGAACTTTTGGACATATTGGCACATCCAGTTTTTACCCGCCCCATCATATGACGATGGGGGAAGGTGGAGCGGTCTATACAAACAATGCACTTTTAAAGTCCATTCTTGAGTCGTTCAGGGATTGGGGAAGAGATTGCTGGTGCCCTTCTGGCTGCGACAATACCTGCAATAAACGCTTTGGTTGGGAACTAGGCTCGTTACCGTTTGGATATGATCATAAATACACATATTCGCATATTGGTTACAATCTTCGAGTAACTGAGATGCAGGCAGCTATTGGAGTAGAGCAGTTGAAAAAGGTACCAAGTTTTACTCAAGCCCGCAGACATAATTTTAGTCGTCTTTTAGAGGGGCTTAAGGATTTAGAGGAGTTTTTTATTCTACCAAGAGCTACGAGGGATTCGGACCCCAGTTGGTTTGGGTTTATTTTAACGTTACGCGATGGAGTGAAGTTTACAAAAAATGAAATTGTAGCTTATCTAGAAGCTCATCGTATTCAGACTCGTATGCTATTCGCAGGCAATCTAACTCGTCAGCCTGCATTTCAACATGTCAATTATCGAGTTAGTGGGGGTCTAACGAATACAGATAAAATCATGCATGATACATTTCTGGTTGGAGTCTATCCAGGACTTACAGTAGAAAAGGTAGATTACATGATAGAGACCATTCGAAGGTTTGTGCTTGAGAAAAAATAGATTCGGAGGATCAGGTATGAAAGTAGTCATTTTGGCGGGGGGATACGGCACCCGAATTAGCGAAGAATCTCATCTCAAACCTAAACCTATGGTTGAAATCGGGGGTAAACCAATTTTATGGCACATTATGAAATTATATTCCCACTATGGGTTCAATGATTTTATTATCTGTTTAGGTTATAAAGGATATGTAATTAAGGAGTATTTTGCTCACTACTTTTTGCATGAGTCGGATGTCACCTTTGATTTTACTACTAATCAACAAGTTATCCATCATATTCATGCTGAACCATGGAAGGTTACATTGGTTGATACGGGCTTGGAGACGATGACGGGGGGGAGGCTGAAGCGAGTAAAAGAGTATCTAAATAATGAACCCTTCATGCTTACCTATGGTGATGGAGTTTCTGATGTGAATATTAAGGAACTCGTTGAATATCATCAGAGTCATGGGAAACAAGCCACAGTTACAACGGTTCAACCCAATGGTCGTTTTGGATCGTTGGAATTAGATGGGGATTCAAATGTGCTTGGTTTTAAGGAAAAGCCAAAAGGCGATAATGGATGGATCAATGGCGGGTTCTTTATTTTGAACCCGATAGTTATTGATTATATTGAAGATGATCAGACGATTTTTGAAGAAGAGCCATTAAAGAATTTAGCTTTGAATAATCAGTTACAAGCATTTAAGCACTCTGGTTTTTGGCAGCCTATGGATACGTTGAGAGACAAGAACTACTTGGAAGAGTTGTGGACGAAAGGGAATGCTCCTTGGAGTGAAAGGAAATTGAAGGTGGAATTTAAATGGTGAACAAGGAATTTTGGAAAGGGAAA
Above is a window of Paenibacillus sp. E222 DNA encoding:
- the neuB gene encoding N-acetylneuraminate synthase; the encoded protein is MSKFQSKISGSAVYIIAEVGVNHNGSLDRALQCVDQAFLCGADAVKFQTFNSKKLVTRHAQKAEYQAENTGDYGSQLEMLQQLELSYSDFIKIKQYCDKKEIDFLSTPFDEESADFLNSIQVNAFKISSGDMNNHPFLQKVDQYGRPIILSTGMADLNEIRESLEVITKSDVSLLHCTSDYPAPVEDVNLHAIHTMASEFKKVIGYSDHTTGIEVSIAAVAVGARIIEKHFTLDRSLPGPDHKASLEPDEFSALVKAIRKVEQSMGDGVKRCMPSEQTTRSVARKSLVAGRSMKVGEQMQEHDLVIKRPGTGIPPKYYFDFVGRTLVRDVEQDQLLSREDFE
- a CDS encoding acetyltransferase, which gives rise to MGYIIFGTGGHGKVVLDNLRSIGEDVLGVMDDRWSEAEWRGVPFLGGMDHLEQIVRKYSNSLFIVAIGDNATRGRIATYFEQRGVRFGKAVHSSAVISPDACVGEGTVIMANSVVNADVVVGRHVIINTGTTVDHDCNIKDYVHLSPGVHLAGQVEIGAYTHIGIGASLIPEIKVGKETRIGAGACVIRNIPDGATAVGCPAKVIKISN
- a CDS encoding cytidylyltransferase domain-containing protein encodes the protein MKKSKCLAVIPARGGSKGLLHKNIRLLNLKPLINYTIEAALNSHYIDEVVVSTDSEEIARVAKSAGAEVPFIRPVELATDQAASIDVLKHAVLYYEQEENTSFEHIVLLQPTSPLRNAHDIDEAYQIFINNEGDSLQSITVSDTHPYLLREWTCGKLEPYLKEQADNLRRQDLSEMYILNGAIYIVKRDLLMIHNTMTGSNNYGYLMPQERSVDIDNELDLRWAEFLIQNSK
- the neuC gene encoding UDP-N-acetylglucosamine 2-epimerase encodes the protein MKKIVVVTGTRADYGIYYPILKAIEREETLELHLLVTGMHLSPKFGNTVELIKKDGFQVSAQVDCLLQGSTHGNMSRSIGLAILGMTQAIESIQPDTVIVLGDRGEMLAAAIVTSHMNIPLVHIHGGEVTGTIDESVRHAISKLAHIHLVATIQSQERLQRLGEDSWRIHVVGAPRLETIMNTALPSHKETFHKYNINIKTKGYILFAYHPVTTKTADLKMLEKMLNVMVRSEFDIICIQPNSDAGSDSLVEIYKRYYETDSIQLVTNFDPIEYLSVLQNATVLVGNSSSGIIEAASFHVPVINIGSRQSRRERSSNVIDIIESDKALENALDLVTSSEFKQKVSLTPNVYAKENTSQLIVEVLKGISKSDYMIQKIITY
- a CDS encoding DegT/DnrJ/EryC1/StrS aminotransferase family protein — translated: MVKHDRILLASPHMSGKEQEYIKEAFSTNWIAPLGPNVDAFEKDLAAYVGSAGAVALSSGTAAIHLSLLLLNVQADDIVFCSSLTFAASANPILYQKATPVFIDSEPASWNMSPIALERAMKEYSAKGKKPKAVIVVNLYGQSADYDPIEQICAEYEVPIIEDAAESLGATYKGKMSGTIGKFGVYSFNGNKIITTSGGGMLVSDDIQSLSKARFLASQARDKALHYQHSQIGYNYRLSNVLAGIGRAQLEVLNERIVQKRKIFNRYSQMLSSKYSCDFLPECDYGNSTKWLTVMLLDPLQELSLSTKLIEYLDEHNIESRPAWKPMHLQPVFSDYDYFAHDEDVSSDIFHKGICLPSDTKMSQEVQDIVIERIKNFLDMH
- the rfbH gene encoding lipopolysaccharide biosynthesis protein RfbH, with product MITGSIIRIKETGIYGVVANKVNEDKVEIYIVAFDAPYSYDEKYNIEMTLSVFEQTVYLDICNKDTIEPDNLVTIGEVDKFYLEKISRLEILSKVENYYDLFHADKDRDFIPKVSSVSYGGRVYDEKEMRSLVDSSLDFWLTAGRYNKQFEQEYANFLGVRYALLTNSGSSANLLAFSALSSPKLKDRQIKPGDEVITVAAGFPTTVTPIVQNGAIPVFIDVDLGTYNILVDRIEAAITPKTKAIMIAHTMGNPFEIDQVIEIASKYNLWVVEDNCDALGSTFKGQLTGTFGHIGTSSFYPPHHMTMGEGGAVYTNNALLKSILESFRDWGRDCWCPSGCDNTCNKRFGWELGSLPFGYDHKYTYSHIGYNLRVTEMQAAIGVEQLKKVPSFTQARRHNFSRLLEGLKDLEEFFILPRATRDSDPSWFGFILTLRDGVKFTKNEIVAYLEAHRIQTRMLFAGNLTRQPAFQHVNYRVSGGLTNTDKIMHDTFLVGVYPGLTVEKVDYMIETIRRFVLEKK
- a CDS encoding UDP-N-acetylglucosamine 4,6-dehydratase family protein, encoding MFTGKVVMVTGGTGSIGSEIVRNLLTYQPKAIRIFSRDESKQFELQQELKEYDNIRYLIGDIRDKQRLGYAMEDVDVIFHAAALKHVPACEYNPMEAVKTNVIGVQNVIETAIEHNVEKVIAISTDKVVNPTNTMGATKLLSEKLISAAGFYKGSKRTIFACVRFGNVMGSRGSVIPLFRNQIAEGKPVTVTHSEMTRFMMSIPQAAQLVIDAAKYSQGGEVFVLKMPILKITDLAKCLIDSYEQSEGRSFLGEVIETGIRPGEKLYEELMTLEESERAQENEQMYIIPSVFNTQEYDYTGFKKAIHQEYSSRTARRMHTSEIRDLIDANGLGFSKVLI
- the rfbF gene encoding glucose-1-phosphate cytidylyltransferase, whose translation is MKVVILAGGYGTRISEESHLKPKPMVEIGGKPILWHIMKLYSHYGFNDFIICLGYKGYVIKEYFAHYFLHESDVTFDFTTNQQVIHHIHAEPWKVTLVDTGLETMTGGRLKRVKEYLNNEPFMLTYGDGVSDVNIKELVEYHQSHGKQATVTTVQPNGRFGSLELDGDSNVLGFKEKPKGDNGWINGGFFILNPIVIDYIEDDQTIFEEEPLKNLALNNQLQAFKHSGFWQPMDTLRDKNYLEELWTKGNAPWSERKLKVEFKW